A segment of the Parasynechococcus marenigrum WH 8102 genome:
GCAGCCCCGTGGAGCCCAGTTCGAGGTGATTCCCTACGGCGACGCCCGTTATCATGCCGATGTCAATCTGCAGCGCTGCCAGCGCGCCGGCTCTGAGGAACTTGAGAACTGGCGGCAGCTCTTTGATCAAACCTTCATCTGACGGCTGAGCCTTGTCAGGCCCCCTCTCTGATCGCTGGACCGCTCTGCAGGCGGCGCTGCCGGCCACAGCACAGCTGCTGGCCGTCAGCAAGGGGCACCCCGCCGCGGTGATCCGTGAGCTGGCGGGCAGCGGTCAGCGAGCCTTTGGCGAGAGCCGGCTGCAGGAGGCGCTGCCCAAGCAGGAGCAGTTGGCGGACCTGGCCCTGCAATGGCACTTCATCGGACGGCTGCAGAGCAACAAGGTGCGATCGGTGGTGCGTGCCTTTCCGGTGATTCATTCCGTCGATTCCTTGCCTCTGGCGCAGCGGGTATCTCGGATTGCCGGCGAGGAAGAGCAATGGCCGGA
Coding sequences within it:
- a CDS encoding PipX family protein, which translates into the protein MAAERYLNHPTFGMLYRVAPAGEGRDIYATLYAQRMFFLVTLQPRGAQFEVIPYGDARYHADVNLQRCQRAGSEELENWRQLFDQTFI
- a CDS encoding YggS family pyridoxal phosphate-dependent enzyme — protein: MSGPLSDRWTALQAALPATAQLLAVSKGHPAAVIRELAGSGQRAFGESRLQEALPKQEQLADLALQWHFIGRLQSNKVRSVVRAFPVIHSVDSLPLAQRVSRIAGEEEQWPEVLLQVKLRPDTNKGGFLRDELLSAWTELAALPSMTVIGLMTMAPMGCDADDRRALFQECRELADQLELRECSMGMSGDWQDAAAAGSTWLRLGSVLFGPRPSAPPQAG